A single window of Leptospira semungkisensis DNA harbors:
- a CDS encoding LIC10260 family lipoprotein: protein MKTFKLLLILALFLLLACQSVQYPGPLTYIAVDQPVGKIDTSQSQKAIFKKSRVGFLYRSPVGVADYLKEAEARGAGPIERNGDVVMRVPFCFFFICFGSDSIVIKGK, encoded by the coding sequence ATGAAGACGTTCAAACTTCTTTTGATTTTGGCATTATTTCTCCTACTTGCCTGCCAAAGCGTTCAATATCCAGGTCCTTTAACGTACATTGCTGTCGATCAACCTGTAGGAAAAATCGATACCTCCCAGTCTCAAAAGGCCATTTTTAAAAAGTCGAGAGTCGGCTTTCTGTATCGGAGTCCTGTTGGAGTCGCGGATTATTTGAAAGAAGCGGAAGCAAGAGGGGCAGGACCAATTGAACGTAACGGGGACGTGGTTATGCGAGTTCCTTTCTGTTTCTTTTTTATCTGCTTTGGATCGGACAGTATTGTGATCAAAGGCAAATAA